Within Verrucomicrobiota bacterium, the genomic segment GTAGGACCAGCGGGCTTCGGGCGGTACCCAGAAGATGTTGTCGGCGGTGTATTCGTCGCGGTCTTCGGGGTCAGCACCCTTTTCCTTTTGCAACTCGACGTGCTTTTCCGCGAAGGCGTCGGAGATGTATTTCAGGAAGATCAGGCCGAGGACAACGTGTTTATATTCGGCGGCGTCGAGGTTGCCGCGAAGTTTGTCGGCGGTGGCCCAGAGTGTGGCTTCAAAGCCGAGAGCGGAGTTATTCCTGTTGGAGTTCCCGGGTTTCGTCGCTCGTACCATGCCGCGAGACTAACGAAGCGGGAAAAATGTTAGAAGCAGTAATTGCAGAAACGAAGCACGCCACCCGAGGTGTTCACTTCAAGCGATAGCGACCGGATTTCAGCGTCCCCTCACGCTTGACCAAGCCAGCTTTCAGCAACGGCCGCAACAGGTCCATGGCGCCTTGTTTGGAAACCGCCAGCGCACCCCAAAGTTCGCTCGGACTCAGGCTGCCTCGTTCGCGCAATAGTTGGAGCAGTTGCTCCTGCCGCGGGCGGAGCACCAGTTTCTTGCCGCGCGACCGCGCCGAAAGTTGCTGCACCCGTTTCCACACCCGCTCCAACGTCGCCTGCAATCCCTCCGCTGTGTATTCCAACCAGGACGTCAAATCTTCTCCCGTCGTATGCACGGCCTGAAGCGCCGCGTAATAGCGCGGCCGGTCCTCCCAGTAAAATTCATCCACCGAGAAAACGTGGTGTGAATCAAATCCGCGCCGGTACAGCTCCCACAACGCGAGCGCGCGACCCGTGCGGCCGTTCCCGTCGGCGAAGGGATGAATGGCCTCAAACTGATAGTGCAAAATCGCCGAACTCAATACCGGCGACAGCGCGCGGGACTCCTTGTTCCACCATTCCAGCAATTCAAACATCAATCCGGAAACATCCTTCGGCGGCGGCGGAACATGCGCGCCAACCCGCACGCGCATCGTGCGATACCGTCCGGCTTCCCCCTGATCCATGACCGCTCCGGCCATGATTTGGTGCAGCTTGAAAATGTCCTCGTGCCGGATCGATTTGCGCGTGGCCTGCTTTTCGATGTGACGCAGCGCCGCGAAATAATTGACGACCTCACGGCGGGCGCGGGCGTTTACGGCCACCAGTTCCCGGCCTTCTTCCACGGCCCGCACCTGTTCCAGCGTCAGCGGATTGCCTTCAATGGCCGTGGACGAGTGGGCGTTGCGCGTGCGGGCATCCTTCTGCAAAGCGGGAATCCACGGCACTTGCACTGCCGCGCTCAGAATCCGCTCCCGCACCGCCGTGATGGCTTCCACCCGGGCCAGCAAAGCCGGGGTGATGGTGAATTGCGGCTGATAACTCATGGGCCAAGGATAATCCGTCAGTCAAGTGTCGGTCAAGTTATGGGTCAAGTGCTGGGGAGTGCGCAGCTCGCCCGACAGCATCTTCGGCAGCAGCGCATCGTGCAGCGTGGGGAGACTCACGAACCGAAAAAATATTTGAAGCAGTAATTGCCGGCACGAAGTACGCCACTCGCGGCTATGGCCTTGAAAAGCCCGGCGTCTGTGAATCTTCTACACGTCGGCCACCGTCCATCCGGCCCGGTAGGTTCGCCGCAGGAAATGTTGGGCGTCAGAGTGGTTCAGGAAATTCATGCGCTCGGCGTCCCATTCGAGTTTCTGGCCCGGCACGCGAATTGCCACGGTGCCGAGCAGAATGGCTTCGGTCATCGGGCCGGATTGTGCAAAATGGGATTCGGTCTTTTCGCCGCCGAGACAGGCTTCGGCGAAATGGTGGTAATGGTTTCGGTCTTTCAGTTTTGGACGCGGGTAATCCTTGAACTTGTCCTCCGGCAATAGTTGCGGCCCGCGACCGAGCGTGTTGAGCAGCGCGCCCTCGGTGCCGATGAGCATGGCCGACTCCGGCGGATAATCCTCCACCGAGTAGAGCGCCCGCACTTCCTTGGGCGGATAAAACTCGCCGTCGAACCATTCGAGCGTCCATTCCTTCGACTCGGTCAGTTCGTTGCCGGGAAAAATCCACGTGATGTGGTCGCCCTGCGGCCAGGTGTCGGCGCGGCGCTCGGGCGAGTTCTGCCACGATTGCTGCACTTCGGCGGTGACGGACTTGGGCGGTTTCATGGCCAGACCTTTCCACACCGCGTCGAAGATATGGCAGCCGATGTCGCCGGACCAGCCGGTGCCGAAGTCCTGCCACGCGCGCCATTTCGTTTGATGATAAATCTCCGGCGCGTAGGGACGCATCGGAGCGGTGCCAATCCACAGGTCCCAGTTCAGCGACGCGGGCGGTGGCTGGCCTTGCGCCGGACGGGGGCCTTTGAGTCGATAATTCTCAATGGCACCGGGGCGGTTTGAACAGAGGTAGGCGTGTTTGATTTTGCCGATGGCGCCGGTTTTGAGCATGTGCACCGTGGTGCGGTCGCCGACGCTGGAGGCCACTTGTGTGCCAAGCTGGGTCACCACTTTCTTCCGCACGGCGGCTTCGGTGAGCGCGCGCACTTCGGCCACGTCGTGGCACAGCGGTTTCTGGCAATAGACGTGTTTGCCTCGCTGAATCGCCGTCATGGCGATGGCGAAATGGCTATGGTCGGGCACCGCCACGTTCACTGAATCGATCTTGTCGCCCTCCTTTTCGAGCAGCTCGCGCCAGTCAGAGTAGAGCCGCGCGCCGGGAACTTTCTCGGCGGCATGCTTGAGGTTGTTCGCGTCCACGTCGCAAAGGGCGACGATTTGCACGCGCGGATGTTGCAGGAAATTTTGCAGGTCGCCGAAACCCATCCCTCCAACGCCAATGCAGGCGTGGTTGAGCTTGCTGTTCGGCGATGCGGCACGGCCAAGCGAAGGCAGGATGAGTGGAGCCGCGAAGCTGGCCGCTGCGGTGCTTTTCAGAAACTGCCGGCGGGAAATAGAAGGAGATAGAGTTTTCATAAGAGATGACTTGGGAATGGCGCTACGACTTGGCCGCGGCGGCCGGTTTCGGTTGCAGGTCAAAGCGCGTCTGGCCGGGGACGGGGACCGGATAGGAATTGTCAGAGGCCAGGTTGGTCGGCGCGTCCATGCCGTCGTGGCAATCTTCCGGCCGCGGCGCATAGCAGAAGTTCGATTGGTTGACCTGCTCCCAGGAGACCTCCTGGCCGGTGTAACAGGAGAGCTGGCCCATCACCGTGATCATTGTGCTGCGCGCCATGTACTCGCCGTTGTTCAGTGGAGTGCCTGAGCGGATGGCCGCGAAGAGGCGGTTGTGCTCGACCTGATACGGGTCGCACTGGCCCTGCCAGCGCCAGTTGGTTGCGCCCGTGATGCGACAAGCCTTGAGGGACGCCTGGCCCTTGCTTCCGAAGATGAGGCTGGAATCCTCGTCGTAACAACCGGTCGTCGTCCGGCAGAGCGCGTAAACGCGCGGGCCGTTCTCGAACTCGTACACCACCGAGTGATGATCGAACACGTCGCCGTAATTCGGGCCGATCATCGAGCTGCGCCCGCCCAGGCCGTGGCATTTCACCGGCACTTTGTTGCCGAGCACCCAACTGGTGCGATCCAGGTTGTGAACGAGCGATTGCACCACGTCATCGCCGGAAAGCCAGCGGAAACGATACTGGCAGCTCAACTGCCATTGCAACTCCGTCAGGCCGGGTTTGCGCTCGCCCACACCGTAGGGCGCGCGCAGAAAATTTTCCTCCATGGAAATAATTTCGCCGATGGCGCCGTCCTGGATGCGCTTCACCGTCTCCGCGTAGCCGGCGTGATAACGGCTGTGCAAGCCGGACACGATGGAGAGCTTCATTTCGCGCGCGAGGTCGCAGGCCTGTTGCATGAGGCGGACGCCTCCGGGGTCGATGCCGTGCGGCTTTTCGACGAAGACGTGTTTGCCCGCGCGAATCGCCGCCATCGCGTGCAGGGGATGAAACTTCGCGGCGTTGGCAATC encodes:
- a CDS encoding Fic family protein; protein product: MSYQPQFTITPALLARVEAITAVRERILSAAVQVPWIPALQKDARTRNAHSSTAIEGNPLTLEQVRAVEEGRELVAVNARARREVVNYFAALRHIEKQATRKSIRHEDIFKLHQIMAGAVMDQGEAGRYRTMRVRVGAHVPPPPKDVSGLMFELLEWWNKESRALSPVLSSAILHYQFEAIHPFADGNGRTGRALALWELYRRGFDSHHVFSVDEFYWEDRPRYYAALQAVHTTGEDLTSWLEYTAEGLQATLERVWKRVQQLSARSRGKKLVLRPRQEQLLQLLRERGSLSPSELWGALAVSKQGAMDLLRPLLKAGLVKREGTLKSGRYRLK
- a CDS encoding Gfo/Idh/MocA family oxidoreductase; amino-acid sequence: MKTLSPSISRRQFLKSTAAASFAAPLILPSLGRAASPNSKLNHACIGVGGMGFGDLQNFLQHPRVQIVALCDVDANNLKHAAEKVPGARLYSDWRELLEKEGDKIDSVNVAVPDHSHFAIAMTAIQRGKHVYCQKPLCHDVAEVRALTEAAVRKKVVTQLGTQVASSVGDRTTVHMLKTGAIGKIKHAYLCSNRPGAIENYRLKGPRPAQGQPPPASLNWDLWIGTAPMRPYAPEIYHQTKWRAWQDFGTGWSGDIGCHIFDAVWKGLAMKPPKSVTAEVQQSWQNSPERRADTWPQGDHITWIFPGNELTESKEWTLEWFDGEFYPPKEVRALYSVEDYPPESAMLIGTEGALLNTLGRGPQLLPEDKFKDYPRPKLKDRNHYHHFAEACLGGEKTESHFAQSGPMTEAILLGTVAIRVPGQKLEWDAERMNFLNHSDAQHFLRRTYRAGWTVADV
- a CDS encoding Gfo/Idh/MocA family oxidoreductase, which codes for MKTIPFSNQAVTRRAFLKSSTVAAAALGTLDLSRYAHAAGSDIIKVGMIGCGGRNAGAAAQALTADPGARLVAMCDIFLDRIQAKRTAIMKEKGAQVTVDDDHCFTGLDGYKRVIESSDVVLIANAAKFHPLHAMAAIRAGKHVFVEKPHGIDPGGVRLMQQACDLAREMKLSIVSGLHSRYHAGYAETVKRIQDGAIGEIISMEENFLRAPYGVGERKPGLTELQWQLSCQYRFRWLSGDDVVQSLVHNLDRTSWVLGNKVPVKCHGLGGRSSMIGPNYGDVFDHHSVVYEFENGPRVYALCRTTTGCYDEDSSLIFGSKGQASLKACRITGATNWRWQGQCDPYQVEHNRLFAAIRSGTPLNNGEYMARSTMITVMGQLSCYTGQEVSWEQVNQSNFCYAPRPEDCHDGMDAPTNLASDNSYPVPVPGQTRFDLQPKPAAAAKS